In Pangasianodon hypophthalmus isolate fPanHyp1 chromosome 3, fPanHyp1.pri, whole genome shotgun sequence, a single genomic region encodes these proteins:
- the gclc gene encoding glutamate--cysteine ligase catalytic subunit, with amino-acid sequence MGLLSQGSPLNWTETKKYADHVRKHGILQFLNIYNKVKDRQKDVLKWGDEVEYMLVDLDAKNEKACLVLNGNEVLDTLQEKGEKVNPNHPTLWRPEYGSYMIEGTPGQPYGGTMSEFNTVEDNMGKRRREASSVLNKDETLCTITSFPRLGCPGFTKPEYRPTPVEKGASKSLFFPDEAINRHPRFSTLTRNIRHRRGEKVAINVPIFKDQNTPTPFVEKFPEDDGEAASAALPDHIYMDAMGFGMGNCCLQVTFQACSISEARYLYDQLATFCPIVMALSAASPFYRGYMSDIDCRWGVISASVDDRTREERGLEPLKNNKFRIHKSRYDSIDSYLSFCGEKYNDIELTKDDDIYNQLLDAGIDKLLAQHIAHLFIRDPLSLFEEKINLDDENESDHFENLQSTNWQTMRFKPPPPNSEIGWRVEFRPMEVQLTDFENAAYVVFIVLLTRVILSYKLDFLIPLSKVDDNMKAAQKRNAVQEGLFYFRKDIFKGCNPFFDSAQNGVETNEDHEEYTLMSIDTIINGKEGVFQGLVPILNCYLENMEVDVDTRCTILNYLKLIKKRASGELMTMAKWMREFVATHPQYKKDSVITDKINYDLLCKCDRIAKGEEQCPELIGDPVRRGN; translated from the exons ATGGGCTTGCTGTCTCAAGGCTCCCCGCTTAACTGGACAGAAACCAAGAAATATGCCGACCATGTCAGAAAACACGGCATCCTGCAGTTTCTCAACATCTACAACAAGGTGAAGGACAGGCAGAAGGATGTGCTAAAATGGGGCGATGAG GTGGAGTACATGTTGGTGGACCTGGATGcgaaaaatgaaaaagcttgTCTGGTTCTGAATGGAAACGAAGTGTTGGATACGCTGCaagaaaagggggaaaaggTCAACCCCAA CCATCCAACCCTGTGGAGGCCAGAGTATGGCAGCTACATGATTGAGGGCACTCCAGGACAGCCTTACGGCGGGACAATGTCCGAGTTCAACACCGTAGAAGACAACATGGGCAAACGGAGGAGGGAGGCCTCTTCCGTGCTCAATAAGGACGAGACTCTCTGCACTATCACGTCATTCCCCAG GTTAGGTTGTCCGGGTTTCACAAAGCCAGAGTACAGGCCGACACCTGTTGAAAAAGGAGCGAGCAAGTCCCTCTTCTTCCCCGATGAGGCCATCAACAGACATCCccggttcag CACTTTGACCAGGAACATTCGTCACAGACGAGGGGAGAAGGTGGCGATCAACGTACCGA TCTTTAAAGATCAAAACACACCAACTCCATTTGTGGAGAAGTTTCCCGAGGACGACGGGGAGGCGGCGAGTGCAGCTCTCCCTGATCACATCTACATGGACGCCATGGGCTTCGGAATGGGAAACTGCTGTCTGCAG GTCACATTTCAAGCTTGCAGCATCAGTGAGGCTCGATACCTCTATGACCAGCTGGCCACATTCTGCCCCATAGTG ATGGCCCTCAGTGCTGCTTCTCCCTTCTATCGTGGCTACATGTCGGATATCGACTGTCGCTGGGGTGTTATCTCAGCCTCTGTGGATGATCGGACTCGGGAAGAACGAGGGCTGGAG CCTTTGAAAAACAACAAGTTCAGGATCCACAAGTCAAGATATGATTCCATTGATAGCTACCTTTCtttttgtggggaaaaataCAATGATATAGAATTGACGAAAGATGACGACATCTACAACCAGCTCTTGGATGCAG GCATTGACAAATTACTGGCCCAGCACATTGCCCACCTCTTTATTCGTGACCCACTGTCGCTCTTTGAGGAGAAGATTAACTTGGATGATGAGAACGAATCAGACCACTTTGAG AATCTTCAGTCAACTAACTGGCAGACCATGAGGTTCAAACCACCTCCTCCCAATTCTGAAATAGGATGGAGAGTTGAGTTTCGGCCCATGGAG gttCAGTTAACCGACTTTGAGAATGCTGCATATGTTGTGTTCATTGTTCTTCTTACACGAGTGATCCTGTCCTACAAGTTAGACTTCCTGATTCCCTTGTCaaag GTTGATGACAACATGAAAGCTGCCCAGAAACGAAATGCAGTGCAAGAAGGCCTTTTTTATTTCAGGAAGGACATCTTTAAAG GCTGCAACCCGTTCTTTGACTCCGCCCAGAATGGCGTTGAGACTAATGAGGATCATGAGGAGTACACTCTGATGAGCATTGACACAATCATTAACGGCAAG GAGGGAGTGTTCCAGGGACTTGTACCAATTCTGAACTGCTACCTGGAGAACATGGAAGTCGATGTAGACACGCGCTGCACCATCTTGAACTACCTGAAACTCATTAAGAAGCGAGCATCGG GAGAACTGATGACCATGGCGAAATGGATGAGGGAATTTGTTGCTACGCATCCACAGTACAAGAAAGACAGCGTGATAACTGACAAAATAAACTACGACCTGCTTTGCAAATGCGACCGAATTGCCAAGGGGGAAGAGCAGTGCCCTGAACTGATTGGTGACCCAGTGAGAAGAGGAAACTGA
- the klhl31 gene encoding kelch-like protein 31: MAPKKNKAAKKNKADINEMTIMVEDSPVNKINGLNTLLEGGNGFSCISTEVNDPVYAPNLLEGLSNMRQDSFLCDLTIATKSKSFNVHKVVMASCSEHIHNILKKDPSLQKIDLNELSPVGLATAITYAYSGKLTLSLYTIGSTISAAMLLQIHTLVKMCSDFLMQEISVENCMYVVNIADTYNLKETKEAAQKFMRENFIEFSEMEQFLKLTYEQISDFLTDDSLQLPSELTAFQIAIKWLDFDEKRLKYAPDLLTHIRFGTITPQDLVSHVQTVPRMMQDPECHRLLVDAMNYHLLPYQQNILQSRRTKVRGGQKVLLTVGGRPALTEKSLSKDILYRDEDNIWNRLTEMPAKSFNQCVAVLDGFLYVAGGEDQNDARNQAKHAVSNFCRYDPRFNSWIHLTSMIQKRTHFSLNTFNGLLFAVGGRNSDGCQASVECYVPSSNQWQMKAPMEVPRCCHASTVIDGKILVTGGYINNAYSRAVCSYDPSTDSWQDKNSLSTPRGWHCSTTVGDRAYVLGGSQLGGRGERVDVLPVECFNPHSGQWSYVAPLHTGVSTAGVATLNSKIYLLGGWNEVEKKYKKCIQVYNPDLNEWTEDDELPEATVGISCCVISIPTRKTRESRASSVSSAPVSI, from the exons ATGGCACCCAAAAAGAACAAGGCCGCTAAGAAGAATAAAGCAGACATCAATGAGATGACGATCATGGTGGAAGACAGCCCAGTGAATAAAATCAATGGGCTGAACACTCTTCTGGAAGGTGGCAATGGTTTTAGCTGCATCTCAACAGAGGTCAACGACCCTGTCTATGCCCCTAACCTCCTGGAAGGCCTTAGCAACATGAGACAAGACAGCTTCCTGTGTGATCTCACAATAGCAACCAAGTCCAAGTCCTTCAATGTGCACAAAGTTGTGATGGCATCTTGTAGTGAGCACATCCATAACATTCTCAAGAAGGATCCATCCCTTCAAAAAATTGACCTCAATGAGCTGTCCCCGGTTGGTTTGGCCACAGCCATCACATATGCCTACTCTGGAAAACTGACCTTGTCACTCTACACCATTGGCAGCACGATTTCAGCAGCCATGCTGTTGCAGATTCACACCCTGGTTAAGATGTGCAGTGACTTCCTAATGCAGGAGATCAGCGTTGAAAACTGTATGTATGTGGTCAACATTGCAGATACATACAACCTGAAAGAAACCAAAGAGGCAGCGCAGAAGTTCATGCGTGAGAATTTCATTGAGTTCTCAGAGATGGAGCAATTCCTGAAGCTCACCTATGAGCAGATCAGCGACTTCTTAACAGATGACTCCTTGCAGCTGCCGTCTGAGCTCACAGCCTTTCAGATTGCCATCAAATGGTTGGACTTTGACGAGAAGAGACTGAAGTATGCGCCAGACCTGTTGACGCACATCCGCTTTGGCACCATCACACCTCAGGATCTGGTCAGCCACGTGCAGACTGTTCCCAGGATGATGCAAGATCCAGAGTGTCACCGTCTTCTGGTGGACGCCATGAATTACCATCTGCTGCCATACCAACAAAACATCCTGCAGTCCAGAAGAACCAAGGTCCGTGGTGGCCAAAAAGTACTGCTTACTGTGGGTGGACGACCTGCCTTGACGGAAAAGTCCCTCAGCAAGGACATTCTCTATAGGGATGAGGACAACATTTGGAACAGGCTGACTGAGATGCCTGCAAAGAGCTTCAATCAGTGTGTGGCTGTCCTGGATGGCTTCCTCTACGTGGCTGGTGGTGAAGACCAGAATGATGCTAGGAACCAAGCAAAGCATGCCGTCAGCAATTTCTGCAG ATATGACCCCCGATTCAACTCATGGATCCATCTCACCAGCATGATTCAAAAGCGTACACATTTCAGCCTCAACACCTTTAATGGTCTCCTTTTTGCTGTTGGTGGACGTAACTCAGATGGCTGCCAGGCTTCCGTCGAGTGTTATGTTCCATCCTCTAACCAGTGGCAGATGAAAGCCCCTATGGAGGTACCAAGATGCTGTCATGCTAGCACAGTCATTGATGGCAAGATCTTGGTAACTGGAGGTTACATCAACAATGCCTACTCCAGGGCTGTGTGTTCTTATGATCCATCAACAGATAGTTGGCAGGATAAAAACAGCCTGAGCACGCCAAGAGGCTGGCATTGTTCCACCACTGTTGGCGATCGGGCTTATGTTCTTGGTGGTAGCCAGCTTGGAGGGCGCGGAGAGAGAGTCGATGTCTTGCCAGTTGAATGTTTCAACCCTCATTCAGGCCAGTGGAGCTATGTTGCTCCCTTGCACACAGGAGTGAGCACAGCAGGTGTGGCCACACTGAATAGTAAGATTTACCTCCTGGGAGGATGGAACGAGGTGGAGAAGAAGTACAAGAAATGCATTCAGGTATACAACCCCGACCTTAATGAATGGACTGAGGATGACGAGCTGCccgaggctacagtgggcatcTCATGCTGTGTTATTAGCATCCCCACCCGTAAAACACGAGAGTCCAGGGCCAGCTCAGTATCATCTGCTCCAGTCAGTATATAG
- the elovl5 gene encoding elongation of very long chain fatty acids protein 5 translates to MESLNHRLNKHIDSWMGPRDPRVRGWLLLDNYLPTLAFTIIYLLIVWMGPKYMRNRQPFSCRGILVVYNLALTFLSFYMFYELVTAVWQGGYNFFCQDTHSGGEADDRIIHVLWWYYFSKLIEFMDTFFFIVRKNNHQITFLHIYHHATMLNIWWFVMNWVPCGHSYFGASFNSFIHVLMYSYYGLSAIPAIRPYLWWKKYITQGQLIQFVLTMIQTSCAVVWPCGFPMGWLYFQISYMITLIIFFLNFYIQTYKKPGAALKKDQRHNVVKSVNGHSNGATHTETVKHRKRAD, encoded by the exons ATGGAAAGTTTGAACCACAGGCTGAACAAACATATTGACTCATGGATGGGTCCCAGGG ATCCTCGTGTGAGAGGCTGGCTACTGCTGGACAACTACCTGCCCACTCTGGCCTTCACTATCATCTACCTCCTGATCGTGTGGATGGGACCAAAGTACATGAGGAACAGACAGCCTTTCTCCTGCCGGGGAATCTTAGTGGTGTATAATCTGGCACTcacctttctttccttttacatGTTTTATGAG CTTGTGACTGCTGTGTGGCAAGGCGGCTATAATTTCTTCTGCCAAGACACTCACAGCGGAGGAGAGGCTGACGACAGG ATTATTCACGTGCTGTGGTGGTACTACTTCTCCAAGCTCATTGAGTTTATGGATACCTTCTTCTTCATCGTGCGCAAAAACAACCACCAGATCACATTCCTGCACATCTACCACCATGCCACCATGCTGAACATCTGGTGGTTCGTCATGAACTGGGTGCCATGTGGACACT CCTATTTTGGGGCCTCCTTTAACAGCTTCATCCATGTGCTGATGTACTCTTATTACGGGCTCTCAGCTATTCCTGCCATAAGGCCGTACCTCTGGTGGAAGAAGTATATAACACAAGGACAGCTG ATCCAGTTCGTCCTGACCATGATCCAGACATCCTGTGCTGTGGTGTGGCCCTGCGGTTTCCCAATGGGCTGGCTGTATTTCCAGATCAGTTATATGATCACccttattattttcttcttaaactTCTACATACAG ACTTATAAGAAGCCCGGGGCTGCGCTGAAAAAGGATCAGCGACACAACGTCGTTAAATCTGTGAACGGCCACTCGAACGGTGCGACTCACACAGAAACAGTAAAGCACAGGAAGAGGGCAGATTGA